The Colletotrichum lupini strain CBS 119142 culture-collection CBS:119142 mitochondrion, complete genome region TATATTTAATAGAATTAAATATTATATTAGAAATATTGCTATAGTATCTACTATGCTGTGAGTCGTTAACTGAAGTTTGTGCTGCTATAGTATTATAAGATTTGGCTTCCAATAATGAATTATAAGAACCTGAATTTATTAATTTAGAGTCCTTTAATATAGAAACTAAACTTAAATTAGGATAAGCATTTTGTAATAAAGAGAAATCTTTAGATTTAACCATAATAGCTTTTTCCTGAATTCTATTAACTTGAGGTAATTTGGCTACTTTTAATAAACTATCCATTACTCTTATAACCTGAGATTTAGGTTTTCTTAATTTTAAAGTTAAAGCTTGAGTAAAAATTTCAGGGTTAAAAGCCAAAGATTTCAAATTTATTATATTAAATTCGATATTTTTATTAAAAATTTTAGATAAAATACTACTTAATTTATGTAAGTAAATATTTTCAAATTTCAATTTATTTAAATAATAATTTAATTCGTATTTTCTTAATAAATCCAATTTATCCGAATATGATTCTTTAAATTGGATGCTTAAATATAATCTTAAATATAAATTAAAACATTCTAAAGACTCTGTTAAAAATTTATATTTAGAAAAAAGAATTTGTTTTTGATCTTCGTTTTTAGAACCTAAGGCTACTAAAGTAATATTATTTGTATTAGCTTGTAACTCCTGGGCTCCTGAAGAGTTAGCACCATGAATTATGTTTTTTAATTCATCTTTAAATAAAGTTAAGAA contains the following coding sequences:
- the rps3 gene encoding ribosomal protein S3, with product MKTKALNTNAKIFRSNLNNKFKLTPFNLQLNDLGRVKYLPPVSKEWKNTIYSYYKKNMQNLPIDNINANKVIQSYFNLYFDNKFQGSRLISPKTRSLLLKKIYVSKMETKHTNSKAIVTLYTINAEKNNVYQEYFKHLNDCEDEFLTLFKDELKNIIHGANSSGAQELQANTNNITLVALGSKNEDQKQILFSKYKFLTESLECFNLYLRLYLSIQFKESYSDKLDLLRKYELNYYLNKLKFENIYLHKLSSILSKIFNKNIEFNIINLKSLAFNPEIFTQALTLKLRKPKSQVIRVMDSLLKVAKLPQVNRIQEKAIMVKSKDFSLLQNAYPNLSLVSILKDSKLINSGSYNSLLEAKSYNTIAAQTSVNDSQHSRYYSNISNIIFNSIKYKNLGGVRLEVKGRLTRRNRADRSVFKFKWKGGLRNIDSSFKKLSTVTYRGYYKPNVMYSLSASKRRVGSFAVKGWVSGK